The following are encoded in a window of Oscillatoria salina IIICB1 genomic DNA:
- a CDS encoding Uma2 family endonuclease: MVKSFYTVTDEELMQLSSQNSELRFERNADGTLVTMPPTGGISGNRELKAGAYLLIWVENNDLGHVFSSSTGFKLKNGAVRSPDAAFVAKGRLPVNWDRGEDEFINLAPDFAIEIRSKTDNLETLKAKMQEYIANGVKLGWLIDRQNQQALVYRADGTITQYPATANLSGEEVVPGFQLALKLLL, encoded by the coding sequence ATGGTAAAGTCTTTTTATACAGTAACAGATGAAGAACTAATGCAGCTTAGTTCTCAAAATAGCGAACTGCGCTTTGAACGTAATGCTGATGGTACATTAGTAACTATGCCACCAACTGGAGGAATTTCTGGAAATAGGGAACTAAAAGCAGGCGCTTATTTACTAATTTGGGTAGAAAATAATGACCTGGGTCATGTTTTTAGTTCTTCTACTGGTTTTAAACTAAAAAATGGAGCAGTGCGATCGCCAGATGCTGCTTTTGTCGCTAAGGGACGCTTACCTGTAAACTGGGATCGGGGAGAAGATGAATTTATTAATTTGGCTCCAGATTTCGCGATTGAAATTCGCTCGAAAACTGATAATTTAGAGACGCTGAAAGCAAAAATGCAAGAGTATATTGCTAATGGCGTAAAGTTAGGATGGTTAATCGATCGTCAAAATCAACAAGCTTTAGTTTACCGTGCCGACGGCACAATTACCCAATATCCAGCTACAGCAAATTTAAGTGGTGAAGAAGTTGTACCGGGCTTTCAATTAGCCCTCAAATTGTTATTGTAG